One Cucumis sativus cultivar 9930 chromosome 1, Cucumber_9930_V3, whole genome shotgun sequence DNA segment encodes these proteins:
- the LOC101214791 gene encoding two-pore potassium channel 1, translated as MDSDDFEQSLLPKLSDSDKKNSLLRRKSNRHGSFSHSVENNNQPQNYDVVSHQRIAVSQVSFRKVFVLLATYLGGGTFCFFLVRDQITGKKTNGVVDSIYFCVVTMTTVGYGDLVPDSMVAKLLACVYVFTGMTLGGMILSKAADYIVEKQEILLVKAMCMRKKISSSEILQESEANKLKYKFIMTGILLWALIVVGILFLTVVENLEFTDAFYCVCSTITTLGYGDQSFSTTAGRVFAVIWIMSGTICLAQFFLYLAELYTERRQESLVNWVLSRSLTYSDLEEADLDHDKVVSAAEFVIYKLKEMGKINQEDVSPILDTFKKLDIDQSGCLTEADIVVIS; from the exons ATGGACTCTGATGATTTTGAGCAATCCTTGCTTCCTAAGCTATCTGATTCTGATAAGAAGAATTCTCTCCTGAGAAGGAAATCTAACCGACATGGTAGTTTTTCACATTCAGTAGAAAATAACAATCAACCACAAAATTACGATGTAGTGTCTCATCAACGTATTGCTGTTTCACAAGTTAGTTTTAGGAAAGTATTTGTTCTTCTGGCGACTTATTTGGGAGGAGgcacattttgttttttccttgttCGGGATCAGATCActggaaagaaaacaaatgggGTTGTCGATTCCATTTACTTTTGTGTTGTGACAATGACCACCGTTGGGTATGGTGATCTTGTTCCTGATAGCATGGTTGCAAAACTACTTGCATGTGTTTATGTCTTCACTGGAATGACTCTTGGTGGGATGATTCTTAGCAAGGCAGCGGATTACATAGTCGAAAAGCAGGAAATTCTTCTGGTTAAGGCCATGTGCATGAGGAAAAAGATCAGCTCCAGTGAGATCCTTCAGGAATCTGAGGCTAACaaattgaaatacaaattCATTATGACTGGAATCCTCCTTTGGGCTCTTATCGTTGTTGGAATCCTTTTCTTGACTGTGGTTGAGAACCTAGAGTTCACAGATGCCTTTTATTGTGTCTGTTCCACAATCACGACTCTCGGCTATGGGGATCAGAGCTTCTCTACTACAGCCGGTCGTGTTTTTGCTGTCATTTGGATAATGAGCGGTACCATCTGCTTAGCACAGTTTTTTCTGTACCTTGCAGAATTATACACAGAAAGGAGACAAGAATCACTGGTTAATTGGGTTCTCAGCCGAAGCCTCACATATTCGGATCTTGAAGAAGCAGACCTTGATCATGATAAAGTAGTCAG TGCTGcagaatttgttatatataaactGAAGGAAATGGGGAAGATCAATCAGGAAGACGTTTCTCCCATACTTGACACTTTTAAGAAGCTTGACATTGATCAATCAGGATGTCTAACAGAAGCTGATATAGTAGTAATCTCATAG
- the LOC105434473 gene encoding uncharacterized protein LOC105434473, translating to MEQHLSESSLNLNNYDVIFRSTSSSKNCSSKVEWLKRMVKLTVFCLLLGLFFSLFSLFPHSFSVYFSTFLFSILTHAVERKYMFLICNIGILFLLATSSVSSSSSSSSFGNYCPFPHSRHNHHHNLFEHDVVAAVATDEESDSDHTQEEEEEKEEGICRGELLEEELEEDEGCFTDEVEEEEEEEEEDQKEGKRRELEIVVSTEELNKKIEEFIRKMKEEMRIEAAQTHLIAV from the coding sequence ATGGAACAACACTTAAGTGAAAGCAGCTTGAATCTGAATAATTATGATGTTATATTTAGATCAACATCATCATCCAAGAATTGCAGCAGCAAAGTTGAGTGGTTGAAAAGGATGGTGAAGCTGACTGtgttttgtttgcttttagggctgtttttttctctcttctctctatTTCCTCATTCCTTTAGTGtctatttttcaactttcctCTTCTCCATTCTAACCCATGCTGTGGAAAGAAAATACATGTTCTTGATTTGTAATATTggaattctttttcttcttgccACTTcctctgtttcttcttcttcctcttcctcttcttttggGAATTATTGTCCATTTCCCCATTCCCGTCATAATCATCATCACAACTTATTTGAACATGATGTTGTGGCCGCTGTTGCCACTGATGAAGAATCTGATTCTGATCACacccaagaagaagaagaagaaaaggaagaaggaatATGTAGAGGTGAattattagaagaagaattagaagaagatgaagggtGTTTTACAGatgaggttgaagaagaagaagaagaagaagaagaagatcaaaaagaaggaaaaaggagaGAATTAGAGATAGTGGTGAGCACAGAAGAATTGaacaagaaaattgaagagtttattagaaaaatgaaggagGAAATGAGAATTGAAGCAGCTCAAACTCACCTCATTGCTgtgtaa